One region of Passer domesticus isolate bPasDom1 chromosome 19, bPasDom1.hap1, whole genome shotgun sequence genomic DNA includes:
- the LOC135283897 gene encoding glutamine-rich protein 2-like, protein MAENMKKIQEARDEVTSLSENITEEIDRIKEAQNHTAQKIKELAASIKKLEEDLKKLRQDAAKWKEESSNEISQQLEALLEETKRELQKMGEQQEMRKAMLEQLVTETTNKLAEIGEIVKSVQEEKEKAKAECSNCTFDINEHLGELLRRCENLQEQVESLESRQMAVGKLEKMMRNWGQNTQQMQPEDATAVQMQRDYEKLSFISGTLQKDSEQKQKEIKMLFQSLEKLQKEKADQQDMLAAMDMKADKAALGSKVNCSQFDVTMERLDERMEELQSQISGQEQHWNNTQQQFSDAMEEKLDRLELKTFRNQMEETWKRSIEELRNEMKQGDSGAGIKKQLPVPFTCLSCDRMLTVQVPGTPRYSHICSHCALARSHSTAKGRIFYQRISSAGVKLLSRWNTGML, encoded by the exons ATGGCAGAAAACATGAAGAAGATCCAGGAGGCACGGGATGAG GTCACATCCCTCTCTGAGAATATCACTGAGGAGATTGACAGGATAAAGGAAGCACAGAACCACACAGCACAGAAGATTAAGGAGTTGGCTGCCTCA ATtaagaagctggaggaagacctTAAAAAGCTGAGGCAGGATGCAGCgaagtggaaagaagagagcagcaATGAGATCTCTCAGCAACTCGA ggctttgcTGGAGGAGACAAagcgtgagctgcagaagatgggagagcagcaggagatgaggaaggccatgctggagcagctggtgaCTGAGACAACCAACAAG ctggctgagatAGGGGAGATAGTGAAGAGtgtgcaggaggagaaggagaaggcaaAGGCAGAGTGCTCCAACTGCACCTTTGACATCAATGAGCATTTGGGGGAGCTCCTCCGGCGCTGTGAGAACCTCCAGGAGCAGGTGGAATCCCTGGAGTCCCGGCAGATGGCTGTGGGCAAGCTTGAAAAGATGATGAGGAATTGGGGCCAG AACACACAGCAGATGCAGCCCGAGGATGCAACAGCTGTACAGATGCAAAGGGACTATGAGAAGCTCAGCTTCATATCTGGGACCCTCCAGAAGGACTCTgaacaaaagcagaaagaaatcaAA atgctgttccagtctctggagaagctgcagaaggagaaggcagatcagcaggacatgctggcagcaatggacatg aaggcggacaaagctgccttgggcagcaaaGTCAATTGCAGCCAGTTTGATGTCACTATGGAGCGTCTGGAtgagaggatggaggagttgcagagccagatttcaggccaggagcagcactggaataatacgcagcagcagttcagtgatgcaatggaggagaag ctggatcgcctggagctgaagacttTCCGTAACCAGATGGAGGAGACCTGGAAGAGAAGTATTGAGGAGCTCAGGAATGAGATGAAGCAGGGTGACAGTGGTGCTGGgattaagaa gcagctgccagtgcctttcacgtgcctgtcctgtgaccgcatgctcaccgtgcaggttcctg gtacCCCAAGATATTCCCATATTTGCAGCCACTGCGCCCTggcaaggagccacagcacagccaaag GCCGGATCTTCTACCAGAggatctcctctgctggagtgaagctgctcagtCGTTGGAACACAGGCATGTTGTGA
- the LOC135283625 gene encoding uncharacterized protein LOC135283625, which translates to MATSLDTLSLSQMLDLAIEMPQKGSVHFAAMKKLLQAVLEHLDVQYLTSQEPWTGQLSGPSLADVATHMEKMKKEMEDCKKQMSELVHEVIVGIQAEVSHLSEDVRKMQKAQSCMSEEIKKIQEEDMTLIQDLREEVDRIKTTQIRMEGDVKKLKETPALIKKMGEDLQKLREDAAKWKEESSKEISQQIDLVIQAKLGT; encoded by the exons atggcaacatccctggacacactcagcctctcccagatgctggaTCTCGCCATCGAGATGCCCCAGAAGGGATCTGTTCACTTTGCAGCCATgaaaaaactgctgcaggctgtgctggagcacctggacgtGCAGTACCTGACCAGCCAGGAGCCGTGGACAGGCCAGCTGAGTGGCCCCTCACTTGCTGATGTGGCCACTCACAtggaaaagatgaagaaagagatggaagactGCAAGAAACAGATGTCTGAG CTTGTTCATGAAGTGATTGTTGGGATACAGGCAGAGGTTTCCCACCTCTCAGAGGATGTTAGGAAGATGCAGAAGGCCCAG TCCTGCATGTCAGAGGAAATTAAGAAGATCCAGGAggag GACATGACTCTCATCCAGGATCTCCGTGAGGAGGTTGACAGGATAAAAACAACCCAGATCCGCATGGAAGGAGACGTAAAGAAGCTTAAGGAGACTCCTGCCTTA ATTAAGAAGATGGGAGAGGACCTTCAAAAGCTGAGGGAGGATGCAGCCAAatggaaagaagagagcagcaAGGAGATCTCTCAGCAAATTGA CTTGGTGATACAGGCGAAACTGGGGACCTAG